Proteins encoded within one genomic window of Mya arenaria isolate MELC-2E11 chromosome 13, ASM2691426v1:
- the LOC128213201 gene encoding uncharacterized protein LOC128213201, giving the protein MTESMARPGFEFTFPGDSMQSPKPLSTVSPPLLPVNDGGGGPSWGLIIPIIMIGLFLLSVVLCLWWHKWRDKRQTLQISRSGNSAFSRSYRSRGPMDSIRDSTRSTTPLRSSLNEKTGSSSLNNMNRNSNFVKVSNVNVIPIQQQRMTPGSGKFSFYWEKNHWKAYPTPPNTSSLPGRMGTKPLSPIDEIDSPSSLKLSDMTGSYGYNINSKADFSPYHIAWNTPVDTGDYFRHSCPPKSGSSQPQRRHSSEGYTPAGFKGYEPAVNSPFFPNNNTPTTECGTGSEASREDFNHTGSHGDRSSQFTSYPSTVQSASQLGLSVSLDTETTHRTSCHDPFYTSREDDHSALHPSSTYPSGDNTDHPSTNLSSLPSSIARFRKQDVMEDVNNNSAEIPDAYLPYPGLKMLNYTLASSVASTETSGSDYMSLLPNVGSSNTSGYPTTLTSRPHSMEPSGQASPEDLSKLVDEMSSIRPVEESSSVRPQSLLDPSSRIISISEKSVLADRRHWSALEHMERLASTGSISSQNGSMYWDNFPLPQSESGSLQGSAHLQDSLFFPSDHTPVLMDTQYWV; this is encoded by the exons ATGACTGAG TCAATGGCTAGGCCTGGGTTCGAGTTCACTTTCCCGGGCGACTCCATGCAATCGCCAAAGCCCCTGTCCACGGTGTCCCCGCCGCTACTTCCGGTTAACGATGGTGGAGGTGGTCCAAGTTGGGGGCTCATTATTCCAATCATCATGATAGGCCTATTCCTGTTAAGCGTCGTGCTGTGCTTGTGGTGGCACAAGTGGCGAGACAAGCGCCAGACACTCCAGATATCGCGTTCCGGCAATAGCGCGTTCAGCCGCAGCTACCGGAGCCGCGGGCCCATGGACAGCATCCGCGATTCAACGCGATCGACGACGCCACTGAGGAGTAGCCTCAACGAGAAAACTGGCTCTTCATCTTTGAATAACATGAACAGGAACTCAAATTTCGTTAAAGTGAGTAATGTTAACGTGATTCCCATCCAACAGCAACGAATGACTCCAGGGTCGGGCAAGTTCTCGTTTTACTGGGAGAAGAACCATTGGAAGGCGTACCCTACCCCGCCAAATACATCTTCACTTCCGGGAAGAATGGGAACCAAGCCGTTGTCGCCAATCGATGAAATAGACTCTCCATCATCACTGAAGCTCTCAGACATGACTGGGTCTTATGGTTACAATATCAACTCCAAGGCAGACTTCTCGCCATATCACATCGCATGGAACACACCGGTGGATACCGGCGATTACTTCCGGCATTCCTGTCCGCCGAAAAGCGGATCCTCGCAGCCCCAAAGACGTCACTCAAGCGAAGGATACACTCCGGCGGGATTCAAGGGTTACGAACCAGCAGTGAACTCGCCGTTCTTTCCAAACAACAACACACCGACGACAGAATGTGGAACCGGAAGTGAGGCGTCGAGGGAAGATTTTAATCACACCGGAAGTCACGGCGACCGGAGCTCCCAGTTCACTAGCTATCCCTCCACGGTGCAGTCGGCCAGTCAACTGGGACTGTCGGTGAGCCTAGACACGGAAACGACACATCGTACATCGTGTCATG aCCCCTTTTACACGTCCCGGGAGGATGACCACAGCGCCCTGCACCCGTCGTCCACCTACCCATCCGGCGACAACACGGACCACCCGAGCACCAACCTGAGTTCCCTGCCCTCCAGTATCGCTCGCTTCCGGAAGCAGGACGTCATGGAGGACGTCAACAATAACAGCGCCGAGATCCCGGACGCGTACCTCCCATATCCAGGCCTCAAGATGCTTAACTACACCCTAGCAAGTAGCGTTGCGTCGACCGAAACCAGCGGATCGGACTACATGTCGCTGCTTCCTAACGTAGGCAGCAGCAACACTTCCGGTTATCCGACGACGCTGACATCACGTCCGCATAGTATGGAACCCAGCGGCCAGGCGAGTCCGGAAGACTTATCCAAGCTTGTCGATGAGATGTCCAGCATACGTCCGGTCGAAGAGTCGTCGTCCGTCCGCCCGCAGTCACTACTGGATCCGTCCTCCCGAATCATCAGCATCTCGGAGAAGAGTGTGTTAGCGGACCGCCGGCACTGGAGCGCATTGGAACATATGGAACGTCTGGCGTCCACCGGATCAATCAGCAGCCAG AACGGGTCCATGTACTGGGACAACTTTCCTTTGCCCCAGTCCGAAAGTGGTTCCCTCCAGGGCTCCGCGCACCTGCAGGACAGTCTATTCTTTCCATCCGACCACACGCCCGTCCTTATGGACACCCAGTACTGGGTTTGA